CGATTTGACGCCACCCCAATTTGCGCATCTGGTACCGGCCAATCGTCGTCTTACTGTGACTGATAGAGTCCAAGTGGAAAATCTTCATAATTTTGGTGTCAAGAGCTGCCATATTATGGGGTATATTGCATTCCAGAAGGGTGGATATCGTCATGCTGGCTTCACACGGAAAGATTTGTACAACCACATCGATCGCTATCATCGGGCAAAAGTTAAAAACGGGGATGCCAATGCGGcaataaaatatttgattggCAAGTCAAACAACGATCCGCTGTTCTTTGGAAAGTATACGTTCACTAGTGACGAAAGGCTGGAGCATATTTTTTGGGCAGATGGGCAGTCAATTATCGACTATCACTGCTTTGGAGATATTGTTGCTTTTGATTCAACCTACAAGAAGAATAAATACAACAAGCCTTTGGTCATTTTCTCTGGATGCAATCATCACGGGCAGACTGTTATCTTCGGCTCCGGCCTACTATCTGACGAAACCACAGAGACGTATAAGTGGTTGTTGGAAACCTTTGTTGAAGCGATGGGTGGGAAAAGTCCAAAAGCAGTAATAACTGACGGAGACCTTGCCATGCGAGATGCAATCAAGAATATTCTGCCTGATGCGTCCCATCGGTTATGCGGCTGGCATCTACAGAGAAATGCATGTGAAAATATAAAGAATCCTAATTTTCTGCGCGATTTTAAGGGTCTTATATACGACAACAACGACCAGAGAGACTTTGATCAGAGATGGGCAGCCATTTTGGATAAGCACAACCTTGTTGGCAGTACCTGGATGGAAAAGACGTACGAAACTCGTGAGATGTGGTCCCATTGTTTCCTCCGAGATAAGTTTTTCGGTTACATAAGGACGACATCACAGTGTGAAGGTATAAATTCTCTCATCAGATTTTATGTTAATCGCAAGAACACCCTCATTGACTTCATGCATAACCTGGATAGGAACTTAAAGGAGTATAGAAACAACGAATTAATAGCTGACTTTAAGTCTCAGTGCTCAGAGCCAGTGATGATTACCTCGTTGGAGGTATATGAAAGATCTGCATCATGTTATTTCACGCGAAACATTTTCAAGGAAATTCGTAATGAGATTCAGAGGGTAGGGGCTTTGAATATAACGGTACTAAGCACAACCTTGGACAAGGTAGAGTTCAGTGTGACTGCTCTCGGAGACCCGGCCAAAGATCGACGGGTGGAAGTCGATAGAGGTAAGAATCTATTCTCGTGCTCGTGCAAGCTGTTTGAATCACGTGGTATTCCCTGTAGTCATATCTTCTGTGCCATGAAGTTCGAAAACATACTTGAGTTTCCAGATTCGTTGATATACAAAAGGTGAACAAAGAATGCAAAGAACGAATTTATTAGCACAGAAATGCCTGTGAATGATGACATCGAAAAGGTCTTAAAGTTTTGAGTTGGAGCGTTGGCATCGAATTGCAACAAGCTGTGTGATATTGCTTGCAAGGATCTTGCAGACTTTGATGAAGTCCAGTCTGAACTTGTCAATTTAGTTATCCGCTTGCAGTCACGCAAACAAGGCAAGTTAACTCCTAATGTTAACGTGGAAGGCATCAACGATCCCTTTGTTGTCAAAAGCAAAGGAGCCCCTTCCAAGAGGTCTTCTTGGAGGAAGAAGAGAGCATGCTCTAATTGCCACAAGTACGGTCATTACTACAAGCGCTGTCCAGATCTGATGCAGCATAGTGTGGAAGGTAACCCTCGCGATCGATCATACGGCAATGCATCAGCCAAGGACTCAGGTTTTAGTCCAGAAAGGTTTGCTAATTCTTCGAGGCCGTTCTCAATTAAGTCCGAACACCACTCAGGACCTAATACCAAGGTACGATTTGTTTATTCGAAATAGACTCCTGCTGTGAAAATCTTGTTCGGTGTGTATCCCTTTAAAAACCATTAAACTATGTGaatgttcctctgtttgggcagCCTTTTAAAAAGGGTGGAACAAGGAAGTTTACGGCGACGGGTATGAGGAACTGGAAGGGTAAAGACAACACTTTTGTCGAGGTAATTTTTTTGAATGTAAACATCTAATTTCCGTGTCATGAACTGGGTAAACTAATGAAGATCTACTTCTtcttgtcaaaaaaaaaaaaaatataaaacagcaGAGCCTCCATGAAAGCAGCGAATCCATTGACATCGCGTCCACGAATGGTGTTTTCAATAAAAATCTCGACTCGTTAACACAGGTGTTATGCGTAAAACTCCTCCATGCGTAAAAATTATGGTTGTATGCATTATTATAGTTTCTTATTGGGGATTATCATGTTATCAGCAGGTGAAGGAGTCACAACAGGacaagagacattcattcaCGAACTATGAATGCGATAATGATATCATTGATGATAAATGTGACACACGACATGTGCAGATGGATGTCCGAGATCAGTTACCGTCGTCACTGTCTTGTGGCAACAAACAAGGATCGTACATGGCATTGTTCGTGTCGATGCATAGGACACTTTAACCATTTCAAGGAATTAGTCTTCTGAATTTAGTGCAATGCAAGTATAATTGGTTCTAAGAGCGTGATCTATCCTGATTTACTGACTGCAATGTAATTGTCACTGCTTGGTATAGAGGAGTTTTAAgttgtatttatttatgttaacTATGAATATGTCCATTAGGGTGATAATTATGTTCGATTATATGTATGTGATTTGCTTACATTACTGTATTCTCGTTGCAGTAAATTGTGGTTGACTTTTGGGTAACGACTTTCTACCATTGTGATTATGCATTTCAGTTGATCAATTAGAGTTGTGTAAATTGATTTTTTTCCGTACTTATTCCATTATGATGACAACAATGTTGAATAATATGCATGTGTTTTGCTTACATTGCTGTAGTTTAGTTGTGCTGTTTATTGTGGTTGCATTTGGGGTAAGGACTTCCTACCATTGTGGTTATGCAATACAGTTGAAAAAATAGAGCTGTGTTAATTGATTTGTTTCCTTTCTTAGTGCATTTGATTTAGCAACCAAATTATTAGATTGAATGGGTTGTATTATCCAAGGTTTAATGGTTCATACATGGTTTTAAATCTCTTTTGTAACGTTGAGGTTGTGAATCTACTTTGTTATTATGGATTTCCTGTATGCattgaaaattttattcaagGGGAAATGGTACACTGTGTATGAAAGCagtttgaaaatatatatagatatatgaACCAGAAGATTCGTAAACACCAACACATTTCTAATGGCTCATATCATAGTTTCGATTATTAGGTTCAATAACATTTTGATGGTGTTAGAGTCTTACATACTGATAGAATTTAACACTAGGAACAATAAATGTTTGAAACACTGCGGACATTTCCTTTAAGTTGTACAATAGCTAATCTTTCTATGTTATCAGATACTTCACTACGGCATGACTTTACTTTGATAGGCATGGTTTTGCTTCCTGGGATTGAGAGCTTGAATGTTTCCAAAATGTAGTCATCCAGCATCCGTAACATTGTTGACTATTATGACCTGATATTAAGAAAACTCATCACGACAACTATACACAATAGATGaacaataaaaaatcaattaattcagTAAACCTGAAAAAAAAGGATCCACGAAACTGCTACTTACCCTTTAGCCTGTGGGTTCTAGGTTCTTCATCAATTTCCTTTCCCAGTGTTCTACCTACATACACAACAACAGCCTATGTTACATACAAGTATATAACTTTAAAGAAATACATCACATGGACCAAAGTTCCATTAGTCGCATTCTTTTAATAGCTCTACTGCATGCACCCAAACACCAGCCGGGACACTTGTACTCTAAATTAGAAAAAAGAAGCATTTTTTTAACCTCTAGACGGATATCTTCCGTGGAAAAAATGAATCGGTACGCCAGCACAAGTGTCTAAGTTAGTTTGGAAATGGTTCTTCTCGTCTTCACCATCTTCAAGTCTCGAGGGAGAAGCAACGTCATCTGTTCCCTTTGCGCATCCTCGTCGTGCAATGACATGAGATATCGTTAGTTAATATTTTGCTTTTTTCTTCCGTGCAGAAGTATGTGAAAAAGGTACAGCGGTCGTAAGTTCAACCATTCGTGAAACAATATACGGATATCCGGTACgtatgaaaattatgaattactCAAGACAAAACCCAAGGCAGTATTATCGAGGTCTGTAGCCAACGACATGTTGTAAGACTCTAATTTAGTGTGTCAAGCCGACTACAGAAGACGTTCCTTGTTCGGCTAAGTGGGAGGGAGTATCAAATCCAATTTTGTCGGAGCTACCAACCGATGACGGGATAAAAGTTAGACGGTGGAAGGTAGATGATAGTGTTTGGTTGAATGAAGGTTGGTATGCACTTCCTGATTTTTTAAGACTAAAGCATGgctattttgtggttttcaagTACGATGCTGAATCCGTATACGAATTAATTGTGATCCACTTTGACTGATGCAAAGAATGACTAGTCAAGTTTGAAATGTTTTCATAACGACCAGCAGGAAGTGATACGGAAAATCATTTCCCACATCCCGGTGCTCGTGACGGAAACGGATCAACCTCGAAAATTCAATCATCGGTTCACTCAGTAGGGTCACAAGGAATTCACCATGGATTTACCAGTGCacaaaaaaacaacaaaatacccATGCCTTAGCGCTAAGAAACCAACAACTTCATACCAACTTTCATTCAAACAGACACGAgcatctatatttttttctcagTCAAACCTTTTTCCCGTCACCCGCTGGTACCTCCGACAATATGGTGTTAACATAGACTAACCAATTAACTCTGAAAATTTTATTCACATTACAACTATCACGCCATTGTCTTACCTTCATGGTCAGATTTGTTGGCTGCTTTGGGTTCGGGTATTCAGTGGATTCCTTCAATACGACTGCTTCCGGCGACACCTGTGACTGCAGTTTCCAGCATCCGAATGGCGACGGCAACCCCATGGCTGTCAATTTCATCGACCAACGTGCATCTTGGATCACAAAAGTCCACCCAGCAACACTTGGAATGAACACTTCTTCCCGAACATAATCCGAAATCCCAGACAGACACATCAGGTATAAAACACTCAATAAGTCATTCATCAAATCAATTATATACATTAACATCCATGTTTCAACAAAATCATGTCCAAATACTCAACCCAATATAATGAATTCACAAATTATTCCATAAACCGAGAAGAACTTACCATCATATCGACGATAGAGTCACTTTGATTTAGCGAGAAACTACCCATCCTTGTGAGACGATACAGGGCATCCACGATACTACCGCTAATTGTGACGATTTGTGGAATTAGGGAAAACCTCAACCGAACGAGCGTTGATGGGGTTGAAGACAATCTGCCCATTTATAGAACCCTCGCTTGGTATTGGATAGTGTGATCTTGGATGTGGATAAAGTCTTATCTCATTAGGATCGGCAATTTGTGGTTCTCGTTCTTCTCTTCCAGATCCACCTCTTCTTATCTATGCTCTGGACCTGCAAAATGAAACCACATGATCCCCACTGCAAAGTGAATAAGCCCACACCACCCATTAGCCCAACTACCTTAAACAAGTCCACCGCTGAAGACCAAGACCAAAAACACAACGCAATAACCCAGCCCACATACCACCCATTAGAACCACATAACTTTACTCTATCAGCCGGCTCCCCCATCAACAAAATTGGCATGCAAGCTTGCAGAGCTCTGCCAAGCATGTCCCCTGCATCCACCATCCTCGCCACTTGTCAACATCCCATTCAATCTATATCCTTTGATCTGTACTATATAATTGCCCccttaagaaataaaaaaaaaggcaCACACTCCACGATAGACCAGTGGCCCAGCTGAGATCCAAGCCCAACCACAATAAATTACCCACCCTAGAGTCATTAAAAGAAACTACGGTTGGGCTATTTTACTCATTGATTGGGCCGaactaattttttactattcTGTTCATATATCAAAGCGCaaaacatttttcattaaaccaagattaaaaaaaaactggTGACATACGGCTTCATTCAAACATTACCGGTGTTTTCACCTTTCtcgataaaattttttatctttaacaTTTTAATGTCAAACCAAAccaattttttagaaaaatcccCCTTTAAAGTGTCAATTTTAAACCCAACATATAAAGAGAATTTCACCTACAAAAATTTGAGGAGTTGTTG
The genomic region above belongs to Arachis stenosperma cultivar V10309 chromosome 5, arast.V10309.gnm1.PFL2, whole genome shotgun sequence and contains:
- the LOC130983196 gene encoding protein FAR1-RELATED SEQUENCE 5-like, encoding MVEDIWNLEFRTEDEACQFYNAYSCWHGFVMRKDDVVRDNQGRIISRQLVCNKEGWRNMRYLDLDDRSREARSLMRTKCPARLRVKLDYGCGRWKVSCFVESHNHDLTPPQFAHLVPANRRLTVTDRVQVENLHNFGVKSCHIMGYIAFQKGGYRHAGFTRKDLYNHIDRYHRAKVKNGDANAAIKYLIGKSNNDPLFFGKYTFTSDERLEHIFWADGQSIIDYHCFGDIVAFDSTYKKNKYNKPLVIFSGCNHHGQTVIFGSGLLSDETTETYKWLLETFVEAMGGKSPKAVITDGDLAMRDAIKNILPDASHRLCGWHLQRNACENIKNPNFLRDFKGLIYDNNDQRDFDQRWAAILDKHNLVGSTWMEKTYETREMWSHCFLRDKFFGYIRTTSQCEAGEGVTTGQETFIHEL